A region from the Halichondria panicea chromosome 11, odHalPani1.1, whole genome shotgun sequence genome encodes:
- the LOC135343832 gene encoding staphylococcal nuclease domain-containing protein 1-like, with protein MSQASNQAPSTRRGIVKQVLSGDSMVIRGQVRNGPPPERTLALSGITTPKLARRANPNVEGSVDSKDEPFAWETREYLRNLLVGKEVSFVVEYTTNTKREYGTVSITVDGENKSVIDLLLSEGLAEVRQTGRESEEVQRLNTLEAAAKSAGKGRWGKDGKPVSRDVTWNMSNDALRSFVQRHTGQEIDAVIEHVRDGSTLRAILLPSFTTVTVAMSGVKCPGFKRDGDKETPEPFAEQAKFFTESRLLQHDVKLLIEGVSNQLVLATVIHPAGSIAEYLLKQGYARCVDWSMASVTRGKDKLRAAEKKAKQDQLRLWKGYTPPAAPDYAGKAKNFSGKVVEVGNADNITVKTSDGVLHKIFFSSVRPPRPMKDEEADPAAAPAGKPRPLYDTPYMFEAREFLRKKLIGKKVNVVVDYIKPAQDRFPERLSCTVTTVVSDKGVGVNIAEALISKGLAYCLRHRQDDDQRSSTYDELMTAEARAIKNNKGVHNRKDAPIHRVADVDSALKAKQFLTFLQRAGRTVALVEFVASGSRAKLYLSKDTCLINFIMAGLQCPRAPKASDGPGSGEPFGREALTFTKELIMQREVEVEVESSDKGGNLIGSMFVDGKNLAVLLLEAGLCKVFAPSAERSQYGKSLFEAEEVAKNARKKLWEDYVEPAADEVAEEGEATAVTPGEDSAPPERKVNHRKIVVTEVVSPNNFWAQLVDQGVQFTTLMEQLRNDLSANPPLAGSFNATRGALCVLKFTDGLWYRAKVERIEGKKAHVLYMDYGNKQVVPLSSLSALPAGYRNQPPQAQEYFLACIIPPDDEDWLKDAFTLFCQEVTGKTLLLNAEYKITGQSYVSLLNSEDKTDIARKMIAEGLARLDKRKDRRLSKLVGEYCSAEGEARKNRVGMWVYGDSTPDMATEFGYKK; from the exons GAGGGCAGCGTAGACAGCAAGGATGAG ccgttTGCGTGGGAGACAAGAGAGTATCTTCGCAATCTCCTGGTTGGGAAGGAAGTGTCCTTTGTTGTCGAGTACACCACCAACACTAAGAGAGAATACGGCACTGTATCCATCACAGTTGACGGAGAGAATAAGAGTGTTATCGACCTTTTGTTGTCCGAGGGACTGGCAGAAGTGAGACAGACTGGACGGGAGAGTGAGGAAGTGCAGCGGCTCAATACACTAGAGGCAGCTGCCAAGTCGGCAGGCAAGGGGAGGTGGGGCAAAGACGGCAAACCA GTCAGTCGTGATGTCACCTGGAACATGAGCAACGATGCCCTGAGGAGCTTTGTACAAAGACACACAGGACAAGAAATTGATG cTGTCATTGAACATGTACGAGATGGGTCAACGTTGCGAGCTATCCTCCTTCCGTCGTTTACTACCGTAACCGTGGCCATGTCCGGGGTCAAG TGTCCTGGCTTTAAGAGGGACGGAGACAAAGAAACTCCCGAACCATTCGCTGAGCAAGCAAAATTCTTCACCGAGTCAAGACTACTCCAACACGACGTCAAGTTGCTCATAGAGGGCGTGTCCAATCAGCTCGTCCTAGCAACCGTCATACATCCT GCTGGGAGCATAGCAGAGTACCTCCTCAAGCAAGGCTACGCTCGCTGTGTGGACTGGTCGATGGCATCCGTCACCCGAGGCAAAGACAAACTAAGAGCCGCTGAAAA GAAAGCCAAACAGGACCAGCTGAGACTGTGGAAGGGCTACACTCCGCCAGCTGCTCCTGATTATGCTGGCAAGGCCAAGAACTTCTCGGGCAAAGTGGTGGAGGTAGGTAACGCTGACAACATCACTGTCAAGACAAGCGATGGTGTTCTCCATAAGATCTTCTTCTCCAGCGTTAGACCACCAAG ACCAATGAAGGATGAGGAGGCAGACCCAGCTGCAGCCCCAGCAGGAAAGCCACGCCCACTCTACGATACTCCGTACATGTTTGAGGCTCGAGAGTTCCTCAGAAAAAAACTAATTGGGAAAAAG GTGAACGTAGTGGTGGATTACATCAAGCCGGCCCAGGACAGGTTCCCCGAGAGGTTGTCTTGTACCGTTACCACGGTAGTGAGCGACAAGGGAGTTGGAGT TAACATAGCCGAAGCTTTAATAAGCAAGGGATTGGCCTATTGTCTCCGTCATCGCCAAGACGACGACCAGCGCTCCTCCACCTACGACGAGCTCATGACGGCCGAGGCTAGGGCAATAAAGAACAACAAAGGCGTTCACAACAGGAAAGACGCACCAATTCACAGGGTGGCAGATGTGGACTCTGCACTCAAAGCAAAACAGTTCCTGACCTTCTTGCAGAGGGCGGGTCGTACAGTGGCCCTCGTGGAG TTTGTAGCCTCAGGGTCCAGAGCCAAGCTCTACCTTTCCAAGGACACCTGCCTCATCAACTTCATTATGGctg gTCTGCAATGTCCCCGTGCCCCCAAGGCAAGTGATGGGCCTGGATCAGGAGAACCATTCGGACGAGAAGCTCTTACTTTCACAAAGGAACTCATCATGCAAAGAGAA GTGGAGGTCGAAGTGGAATCGTCCGACAAGGGaggcaatctgattggttcaATGTTCGTTGACGGGAAGAACCTTGCCGTGCTGTTGTTAGAGGCGGGACTGTGTAAAGTATTTGCACCGTCAGCAGAAAGATCTCAGTACGGAAAATCACTGTTTGAGGCGGAGGAGGTAGCAAAGAATGCACGAAAGAAGCTTTGGGAG GACTATGTAGAGCCAGCTGCTGACGAGGTGGCGGAGGAGGGGGAAGCGACTGCTGTGACCCCGGGGGAGGATAGTGCTCCGCCCGAGAGAAAGGTCAATCATAGGAAGATTGTTGTCACTGAAGTGGTCAGCCCAAACAACTTTTGGGCACAACTTGTCGACcaag GTGTTCAGTTCACCACACTCATGGAGCAACTGAGAAATGACCTCTCGGCCAACCCCCCCCTCGCTGGTTCCTTTAACGCTACAAGGGGGGCGCTCTGCGTACTAAAATTCACAGACGGACTATG GTATCGGGCAAAAGTGGAGAGAATCGAAGGAAAGAAAGCTCACGTTCTCTACATGGATTATGGGAAT AAACAAGTTGTTCCACTGTCAAGCCTCTCAGCTTTACCAGCAGGTTACCGGAA ccaacCCCCTCAAGCTCAGGAATACTTCCTAGCCTGTATCATTCCTCCTGATGAT GAGGATTGGCTCAAGGATGCGTTCACTCTCTTCTGTCAGGAAGTGACTGGCAAGACACTGCTCCTCAATGCTGAGTATAAGATCACTGGGCAG AGCTACGTTTCCCTCCTCAACAGCGAAGATAAGACGGATATCGCTCGGAAGATGATAGCAGAAGGTTTGGCCAGACTCGACAAACGTAAAGATCGAAGGCTATCGAAACTT GTGGGGGAGTACTGCAGTGCCGAAGGGGAAGCAAGGAAAAATAGG